From the Planctomycetaceae bacterium genome, the window TTCCGCGAACTCCCGCAAAATGCCCAGCCGAAAGGCCTTCTCTTTTGAATTGTAGAAGTACCTCCTGGCAATCAATCGGCCAAGACTTCCTCCGGACTCGAAGTATGAAAGTCCCCAGAGCGCGCCGTGGGCCGCCATTTGGCAGAAAGCATGATTGCGCCCGGAATCCAGGTACATGTTTGTCAGCATAATGACCCGCCGCGGAATATCGAGAAGGCCACCAGCCAGCAATTCTGCCTGCGACTTGCGTAACTCGTATTCGGCTCGAAGCTCTTGCGTCTGCATTATCATCCTCTCTGAAATGATCACCGGGCATCTTACGAATGAACGGACATTGCCATCGGATCCATGTCACCGGTCGACTCAATACCACATCGACGATGAAGTTCATCAACGATCAACTGTGCGCAGAATCGCCCTCGGCTGACATCCGGAACAAATGAAAGTGTCGGCCCGAAAGGACTCGCCTTTCGAAGCTGGATTGTGGCATACGGAGGGTTGTTCCGTTTCCTGAACCGAATCGATTCGATCTGCGCCAGCGGGACGCAGATCTCCAGGCCGTTGCGTTTGCACATCAGTCTGTCGTCGTCCATCCAGACTTCCGTGCACAATCCCGGCAGAAAATATTCCCAGGACGACCGTAACAACGACAGCAGAATGAGCGGGACAATCACCGGCAATGCCAGCAACCAAAGGCCGGTTGAGACCAGCACCAGCGCGAGAATCAGATGGATCCGGCCCGGCGTTCGAAGTCTGTTGAGGGTCGGATAGGTTTCGAGCAACTTGTGCGGAATAGGGTGCAAATCCGAAGTGATCTTTTTCATGGCAAACTCTGCTGTGGTTTTACACGAGCCTCACCGAGATGTTGTTGGGCAATCAATGACTCGAACGCAAACCGCAGCGGTTTCGGACAATGAATCCGGATTCGGTGTCTGTGGATTAACCTCCCGATTGCCACTTGACTCCATACCAACCAGTCGGTACCCTACAAACCGACTGGTTGGTATGGAGGTGAAATGTCAGAAAATGCGAGGCTAAAGCTATTCGACGCCATTTGCGATCTCGTGCTTGAACGCGGGTACGGTGGAACTTCCGTCGACGCCATTTGCGAGCGAGCGAACGTTTCGAAAGGAAGCTTCTTTCATCATTTCCCCTCCAAGGAGGCTGCGGCCTGCGAAACACTTGACCACTGGATGACGGCGATGGTGGAGCGTGCTCGCGCGAGCGGCTTTATGGAGCAAGCCTCTGCGGTCGACCGACTACTGACATACCTCAATCTCATGGCGAGCCTGTTGGAGTCACCAACATCTCCGAAAGGGTGTCTGCTGGGAACACTTGCTCTTGAGCTTTCTGATACGCATCCACAAGTGCGAGAACGAGCGGCTCATTACTTCGAGCAGTGGAGCGGCATGCTTGAAAGCCTCATTGCTGATGCACTGGCTGCCAACGACGGGTGCCCGAAACCTCGGGCGCTGGCCGACTACTTCATCGCCTCACTCGAAGGATCCATCCTGCTGGCCAGAACTCGCCAGGAACCTTCACTGGTTCGGAAGAGTGTCCATCATTTTCGTGACTACGTTCTTGGGATGATTCCGGGGGCAGGACCATCGGAGCTCTCAGTGGAACGTGAAGATTCTTAGTTAGCAGCCTGTTGGAAAACCGGACTGGCTCAAGCAGGAGACCTGAAAACATGACGGTTTCCGGTCGTCCTGCATCGCTGTCCCGGTTTTTCAACGGTCAGTTAGCATCGCCGTACGCCTGTCGTACGACCCGTTGAAGAAATGAGTCCGATGCGTCAGCAAGCGATTGATGGCCATTGAAAGCCTTTGAAAACGTCACTCGCTTACGCGGCAGGGGGCCCTCCGTATGGTTTGTCAACTGGCCGTCGGCGTTATCCGATCTGGTCGATTGTTCTGTCACGTCGATTGTTCTGTCACACTGAACTGGTTTGTTTGGGAGAAAACGATGAGCACTGTTGATTATCTGCGTCACGGCCTGGAAGCAGGCCGCATGTTGATCATGAAACTGATCGACGACATGAAAGATGCACCACTACAAATGCCGACCGCGAACGGTGGAAATCCACCGCTCTGGATTCTCGGCCATCTTGCTTATGCCGAGTCAAATATTATCGAACACATAATCAGAGGTAACGACAATCCGCTGCTGGAATGGAAGAAGGTCTTTGGTGCGCAGACTGAGCCGTCTGCGAATCCTGAAGATTACCCGGCATGGGATGACGTACGAAAACAATCTGATGAGATTCGAGAGGCAACTCTGAGATTCCTGGATGGCCTGAGTGATGAAGATCTGGCGAAACCGACCCGGAATCCACCACCTGGTCGTGAGGCCATGTTCGGCACCATCGGAGCCTGCCTGGTGACGATGTCCATGCACACCATGATGCACTATGGTCAGGTCGCAGATGCGCGACGAATGGCAGGCCGCGCTCCCATCAACGCGTAATCCGAAATCGGCAGCTGCGTTGCTTTACCAGCTGTGTGTTTGAGCCATTCTCCGAACGGCTCAGAAGCATTCTCGCAATGCATTCTGAGCCTTCTTTTGTTGGTGTACGGGCGCGTTACGCCGACCATGGGTCGACGCTGGTTGCCTTTCCTCCAGGGATTCACAATCATTCGCTTCGGCCAGGATTCACGATTATTTTGGCCTGCAACTCAACATCAGCAGAGACCCACCCACATGCTACCGTCGCTCCATCTGACTCGATTCTCTCAGATTGCCTTACTGACGCTCTTCTTCGTCCTTCATGCATCATTTTATCCGGCCGCCCGCGCCGAGTTTTTTGAAGCAGATCTGATTGTCTACGGTGGCACATCGTCGGGCGTCATTGCCGCTGTGCAGGCAAAGAAAATGGGTAAGAGCGTGATCATTGTCGGCCCGGATCAACATCTGGGCGGCCTGACCGCAGGGGGGCTTGGCTTTACGGACACAGGTAACAAAGCCGTCATCGGTGGATTGTCTCGCGACTTTTATCATCGCATCTGGAAGGCCTATCAAAAGCCGGACGCATGGAAGTGGCAGGACCAATCGGAATATGGCAACAAAGGGCAGGGGACACCGGCCATTGATGGCGAGAATCGCACGATGTGGATCTTCGAACCACACGTCGCGGAACAGGTCTTTGAAGATTTTGTAAGCGAGTTCCGGATTCCCGTTCATCGCAACGAATGGCTCGATCGAAACGACGGCGTAAAAAAGAAAGGAGCGAGAATTACCAGCATCACGATGTTATCCGGTAATACCTATTCGGGTCGCATGTTTATCGATGCGACCTACGAAGGGGACCTGATGGCAGCCGCTGGTGTGGATTACCACGTTGGTCGGGAAGCCAATTCGGTCTACGGTGAAAACTGGAATGGCGTTCAGGTGGGTGTTCTGCATCATCGTCATCATTTCGGAGCCGTGAAGCAAAAAATCAGTCCCTATGTTATTCCCGGCGACCCGACCTCCGGAGTCCTGCCCCGAATCAGCACAGAACCGCCGGGAAACTATGGCGAAGCAGATCATCGCGTCCAGGCCTACTGCTATCGATATTGCGCGACGGACCATCCGGAGAACCGCATTCCCTTCCCCAAACCGGAAGGCTACGACCCCGCTCAATACGAGTTGCTTCTGCGCATTTATGAGGCGGGGTGGCGTGAGACTTTCAATAAGTTTGATCCACTGCCGAATCACAAGACTGACACAAACAACCATGGCCCCTTCAGTACCGATAACATCGGGATGAACTATGACTATCCCGATGCATCTTACGAACGTCGGCAGGAAATTCTGGACGAACATCGGCAGTACCAGCAGGGATGGCTCTACTTTGTGGCAAATGATCCGCGGGTTCCGGCTGAAGTCCGGGAACAAATGCAGAACTGGGGACTGCCATCGGACGAATTCAAAGACAATGGTCACTGGCCTCACCAGATCTACGTTCGCGAAGCGCGGCGCATGATTGGACATTTCGTCATGACAGAAAATGAATTGACGAAGAAGAAGCCAACACCGGACTCCGTTGGTATGGGCAGCTACACGATCGATTCGCATAACGTGCAGCGTTACATCACGCCAGATGGTTACGTGCAGAATGAAGGTGACATCGGCGTGGGAATCAGCCCGTATGCAATTGCTTATGGAGCGTTGATCCCCAGGCAGGAACAGGCCGAAAACCTACTTGTCAGCGTATGCGTCAGCAGCTCACATATCGCATTTGGCAGTATCCGAATGGAGCCGGTCTTCATGATTCTCGGCCAGAGCGCAGCAACCGCCGCGGTAATGGCGATTGAAAACAGGGTTCCGGTGCAGAACGTTGCTTATGATGAACTCCGAGAGAAGTTGCTGATGGATGGCCAGGTACTGACATATGCGAGTGCATCATCAGGTGGACATCCGCATTCTCAAAAAGCCTTTGTTGAACCGTCGAGCCTGCCAGGCATCGTCGTCGATGACGATGACGCGATCTTCACCGGCGAATGGAGGGTGAGCAGTGCATCGAACTACTACGTGGCGAATGGATACCGACATGATAACGCCGCAAAAGACGGCAAGGCATCCGTAACGTTTCAAACATCGCTGGAAAAGACCGGGATGTACGATGTACGAATCTGTTGGCCGCCTAATTCCAATCGATCTTCCAGTGTCAGGATTGAAGTCTCAACGGTATCCGGCACAAGGACGATTACCATCGATCAGAGAAAGCCTCCTGAGGGCAATGATCATTTTCAGCTGCTGGGGACCTTTCCGTTTTCATCCGACAAACCAGCACAGGTGACGATCAGCAACAGCGGAACCGATGGCTACGTCGTCGTCGATGCAGTGCAGTGGATCGCAAGATGAAACTTCCCGGGTATTTCTTTATCGGGGCCGGTCTGAGCAACCGGAGAGCCATGATTCGCGCGGGATACTGTTTGCTATCTATAGAGTATCGTTCGCGCGAACCCTGACTGACTTGGCTCCGGCTGCCTGGCTCTGAAAATCAAAACGGCGGCGGGCTATTCGGAAGGAGGTCGATTTTCCCCTGAAGGACGGCCATCGCGAGGAGGGCGACCTCGACCATCCCGACCACCCGGCGCATCATCCGGTCCTGGAGGTCGACCTGCTCCCTGAGGGGGTCGGCGGGTGATGAAGTCCCGGGCGAATTCAAGCAACTCGTCCCGGCCCAGTTTCCCATCACCATCCGCGTCAAAACGCATTGCCTCCGCGACGAGTCGCTCGGGGCTCGGAGGACCGCCATCTCGAGGACCGCCATCTCGAGGACCACCGTCTCGAGGACCGCCGTCTCGAGGACCGCCGTCTCGAGGACCACCGTCTCGAGGACCACCGTCTCGAGGACCTCTTCCTTCGGGGGCAGGTGGCCGAGTCTCTTCGTCACTCAGCTTTCCGTCGCCATTCTTATCAAGAGTCAACAAGGACGCCTTCGCGTTCTCAAGTTCCTCGGCTGAAATTACGTGATCGCCATTCGTATCCAGCGCTTCCATAAATGGATTGGGTGGCGGTGGATTTCGCTCCCGCGGTCCACGCTCGCCGGGAGGTGGTCCATCCGGCCGTCCACCTTCTGGTGGTTGTGCCAGAACAACTGTTGCGACACTGAGTAAACCAGCAAAGGCCGACGTGTATAGGATTCTTTTCATATTCGATCTCTCCACAATCTTCTTTGAACTCGGCTGAACAACCAATGCTCAGGCGACTCCAGCCACTCTAACACAACAACCTTAAGCCAGCGTGAAGCAGAAGCTGTTTTTTGAATTCGTCCCCGAACGGATCATGGCTGTTCTTGACGATTGCCTTTCACTACGCTTCCGGGCATTGACGACTCCGATGTGATCATCCGAATTTTCCAGGAGAACCATTCAGGTGGCAGACGATGTTTGGCTTTCTTAAACCAGCAGCAAAGTTGCCGCTTTGGCGGCAAAGCTACGCCCGCATTTGCCAGACACAGCGCCGCCTGTTTGGCATGATGTCTTTGCCATTTCTTAGCTACGAAGCAACATTTGTTTACAGACTGGCCATTGAAAAACAACTGATTCCGGAACTGCCCTCGGCGTCTCCGGAATGCTGTCGCCTGAAACGGCTGAAGAATCCGGAACAGCAGCCCGATTACGCAGCGGCTTCGCTGTCAGCAGCATTCGGCATGCTGCTGGCCGGAATCAAACTGAACGACGATGTCGCAGATCACGGACGATGGCACAACCGTTTGCTGCTGTTCAAATACCAAAGACAAATCAGGATGGCTTCGGAAATCCTCGAAGTTGCCAACCCGGGGATCAAGCGTCAGATTCAGAACATCCTGATGGAACATCATCAGCTTGAATCCGGCAGACGAGTAGAGTTGTCTGATTATATACGGCCAACAGGAAATGGATTCGCATTGTTGTTCAGATCCATTGCGATGGCACTGAACGCAACCGATGACATTGCAGACGATTTCGAAAAGATCGGTCGAAGTACAGGACGTGCGCTGATTGCATGGGATTGCGCAGCTGACTTTCATCACGATCAGATTTATGGTGAATTCAATCCGTTGAGAAATGCGCTGGAGGTTGAGAACTCCCTGCGCACTTGTTTGCTGGAACTCGCCCGTGCCGGATGGGCCTTACCATCGCAAGATTCTGTGTGTCGCCAGGTCCTTGAGGATTTGACACGAAGAGTCAACCATCGCCTGCATCATCCCGATCACATCTGTCGGACCACACGGCTCGAACGATGGGGTTTGGTCCGAGCCAAACGTTATCAGTATGCGCGATGCGATTGCTGCGAAGCTTTTTGTGCAGTGGGAGAATGCGGCGAATGCGCCTGTGCCGGGGCCGAAGGCGCTGCGGAGGGCGCAGCATGTGCTGGATGTGATTGCTGCTCGGACGGCTTCTGTTGCTGGGCTGGCAGCGGATGCGATCCATGCTGTTATGAATCGCCTAAGCCAGGGGCTGCCGGAGAGAACAAAGCCACTTCGACAAGAGAATGCGCTTATGAAAGGTTCCGGGGCAAACACGGACTGACCTATGGAGATCTTTCGCCAGAAGGATTCGTCATGGTTGAGGAAACCAGAATTCCGGCGAGATCGGAAGGTGGATTCTGGCTGGGGAATAAGACGCGAATTCTGGTTATTGATGCAGATTCACTCGGTGTGGTTGTCCGGCCTGATTCGAACGAATCTGAAGAAACGGGATGAATCACACAGTAAGAATCGACGGCAGACTATGACGCTTCCATTCCGGGGTCTGCAGTCGCAAATTTTTGCTGGCTGACCGGTTCGAATTCACCCGTGGTGCCACTGTGCAGATAGGTGGTTACGCAAAAATGCCCCTCGAATATCTCGATGTGATTCAACGAGTTCGCCTGGCGTTCGCGACCACGTCCACGGCTCGAAGTCGTCGTTCCGGAATGAACAATCAGGATTCCACTGCCACCAGTTTCTTCGTGGAAATAAAAGTCCTGAGACCGACCTGTGTATGCGCGATGCAGATGGCCACCAAGAATCAATCGCACCCCCATCGACTGGAGACGTCGTAATGCCTGTCCAGCCCCCCACATCACCTTGTCGCGCAGACGGTCAGGAGCCGGAATGAACGGGTGATGGCAAACGACCACGCGCAGCAACGATTCGGGGGAATTCTGAAAGACCGCTTCGCAGGCATCCAGTTGTTGACTGGATACCCAGCCATTACTGATCGCAGTATGGGGTGCTGAGGAATTCAGTCCCGCAAGAATCGCAGACGGCAAAACGAGTACTGGATTCAAATCCTTTGAAATGATCGCTCGATAGTTTCGATAAGGATCGACCATACGTTCCACGAATCGATACAGCGGCACATCGTGGTTGCCCGGTATAACCATCCGGGGAACAGCGGGAAGCCGACTCAAAAATACTTTCGCCTGTTCAAACTGCTCTCGCCTGGCTCGCTGGGTCAGATCTCCGCTGATTATAACAGCGTCTGCAGCGATCGTGGGGGCCAGTCGCAGCACTGCTTCGGCGACTTCGACTCGAAACGGGGGGCCAAAATGGAGATCGGAAATCTGCAGCAGACTCAAACGTAGTTTCGTATCCGGAAACACCGACACTGCAATCCCTTTGCACACGCCCAGTCACAAATATGAACCTCCGGAAGACAGTCGAGCGGTTAGCGGACGACCCGCCTGAACTCGGAGGGATGGCAAAATAAACCCTCCAGTGCATTTGCCATGGAGGGTTCGCGATCGTTTAAGTCTTTGCCCTGACTACGCCTGAATCACAACGGCACTCGCCTGGCCCATCCGTGTGACGCTCGTCTTCAGAAACAGTTTGTTTGAGCTGGCCAGATGCTGACCATGAACGATGTTCAGGGCAGCATCCGGATCGGAATTTTCAAAGTTGAGTGTGCGTGGGACAACACCATTCTTCAAAGCAAGGAGAGAAGATGCAACTTCACAGAGCCCGGCTCCACTGCCGGAGCTTCCCATGTAACTCTTGAGTGCTGTTACCGGCATGCTGTCTGCGGCACTGCCCAGCAGTCGACGCAGACCTGCGGCCTCCATCTTGTCGCGCTGAGGATGTCCGGAGGCACACGCAGAGATATGGCCAAGTCCGGAAGCTTCGACACCCGCGTTGCGGAGTGCGGCAGACGCAGCCTGATACACAGCCGTTGCTTCATCAATTGTTCCGTCTTTTGAGATAACGGTACTTGCGCCACATCCCAGCAAAGTCCCGAGAATCTTTGCGCCTCTGGCTTCTGCATGAGCGCGATCTTCAAGGATCAGGGTGCAGGAAGCTTCTGCAAGAACTTCTCCGGTTCTGTCTCGATCGAAGGGGCGACATCGAGATTCAGCTGGACCTGTGGCCAACGGATCCCAGTTTGCGTACTGTGCCGCTTTCGCAACCTGCAACCGGGTCCCGGTTGTTCCGGTGATCATCACATCTGCACGATTGCGTCGAATGATGTTGGCAGCCTCTGCAATTGCGAGACAACCCGAAGCTTCGTCGTGCGTGATGGAATTATTGGGGCCACGCGCATCAACGGCGATTCCGATGTGGCACCCTGGCATGTTAGGCAGGTATCGCAGTAACCAAAGGGGTTCCATTCCAGTGATGCCGACTTCGCCCCATTTATCGAAGTCAAAACACATGCGGCCGTTTCGTTCAGACAACGATTTCACAGCTGCACCGACCAGCACTTCCGGAGGGCTGGACATCAGATTTGCCCCGAAGTCGACGCCCATTCGTTCCGGGGCGATGGATCCTTCGGCGATGCCAGCATCAGCCACTGCCTGAATTGCCGACGCGACGCCCAGTTGGATATCGCGGCACATCACCTTCAGGTTCTTGCGGAGCGCCTTCAGGTGAATCTTCCGTGTGGATTCATCATTGAAGTCGGCGACTTCTCCACCGACGAGGTCAGGAGTTCCAACGTATGGCAGCAGCTGAACTTTGGAGATGCCGGAACGGCCTTCCGATATGCTCGACCAAAAGGCATCTCGACCAATGCCGAGCGGAGAGACAACTCCGATTCCGGTGATAACAACTTCTCGTGCTGACGAATTCGACATGAAGATAGCTCAGCCCAAAACAGATTCGTTGACCCAGGTGGCATCCCCAGCAGATGCCAACGGCTGATGGCAGTCGTGCGACCGTTTTTAATCACTCTGTATTTCGATCATTCTGAGTGATCAGGTTTGGTGAATCCCCATTCGCCAAACCTAAAACCTCCGCAAAACGCGACGCAGTTTAGCAACCGACAGAGTTTGATTCATCGCGATTACCGCAAATTACGCCAACAGACGCCAGTTCGTGCCGATTCACGGCGTTGCAGCTATTCGAGGGCGGAAAAGACTATGCAGGCATTATGGCCCCCAAAACCGAAACTGTTTTTCATCACCTTGCCAACTCGCATGTTTCTGGCACTGTGCGGCACATAGTCCAGGTCACACGCTTCGTCGGGAGTCTCAAGATTCCCCGTTGGCGGAACTTTTTGTTCACCAATTGCCTTTACACAAAACGCTGACTCGACGCCACCCGAAGCCCCCAGCAGATGCCCCGTTTGACCTTTTGTGCTCGAAATTGCCAGGCCATCCGCGTGGCTCCCGAAGACAGATCGGATCGCATTTGATTCTGCCACATCGCCCAGCGGCGTGCTGGTGCCGTGCGCATTGATGTAATCGATTGCGTCAGGATTGATTCCGGCATCGCAAATAGCCGCGTTCATGGCGTACGCCGCGCCGATTCCACGCGGATCTGGTGCCGTCAGGTGCGTGGCATCGGAAGACATTCCGTATCCGATGATTTCTGCCAGTATGTTCGCACCGCGTTTGCGGGCAAACTCCAATTCTTCCAGAACCAGAATGCCGGCTCCTTCCGACAAAACGAACCCATCGCGATCCTGGTCGAATGGGCGACTGGCTTCCTGCGGGGCTTCATTACGAGTCGACAACGCCTGCATTCTGGCAAACCCGGCAATGCCCATCGGTGTCAACCCGGCTTCAGTTCCTCCGCTGACCATTACATCAGCAACACCGTGTTGAATCAGTCGGAACGCGTCGCCAATCGCATTCGTTCCCGATGCACATGCCGTACAGACTGCGGTATTTGGACCGCGCAGACCCCAGCGCACGGAGATATTACCACTGGCCGCGTTGATAATGAGCTTCGGAATCATGAATGCGGAAATTCGTTCCGGGCCGCGATCGAAGAGTCGAGAATGCTGATCTTCAATCTCATCCAAACCACCAATCCCGCTACCGACCAGAACGCCGTATCGGTAGGGGTCGCCCAGAGAGAAATCAATCCCTGAATGCTGAATCGCAAAATGGGCGGCGACAAGTGAAAACTGAGCGAAACGGT encodes:
- a CDS encoding DUF5685 family protein; translated protein: MFGFLKPAAKLPLWRQSYARICQTQRRLFGMMSLPFLSYEATFVYRLAIEKQLIPELPSASPECCRLKRLKNPEQQPDYAAASLSAAFGMLLAGIKLNDDVADHGRWHNRLLLFKYQRQIRMASEILEVANPGIKRQIQNILMEHHQLESGRRVELSDYIRPTGNGFALLFRSIAMALNATDDIADDFEKIGRSTGRALIAWDCAADFHHDQIYGEFNPLRNALEVENSLRTCLLELARAGWALPSQDSVCRQVLEDLTRRVNHRLHHPDHICRTTRLERWGLVRAKRYQYARCDCCEAFCAVGECGECACAGAEGAAEGAACAGCDCCSDGFCCWAGSGCDPCCYESPKPGAAGENKATSTRECAYERFRGKHGLTYGDLSPEGFVMVEETRIPARSEGGFWLGNKTRILVIDADSLGVVVRPDSNESEETG
- a CDS encoding metallophosphoesterase family protein yields the protein MSVFPDTKLRLSLLQISDLHFGPPFRVEVAEAVLRLAPTIAADAVIISGDLTQRARREQFEQAKVFLSRLPAVPRMVIPGNHDVPLYRFVERMVDPYRNYRAIISKDLNPVLVLPSAILAGLNSSAPHTAISNGWVSSQQLDACEAVFQNSPESLLRVVVCHHPFIPAPDRLRDKVMWGAGQALRRLQSMGVRLILGGHLHRAYTGRSQDFYFHEETGGSGILIVHSGTTTSSRGRGRERQANSLNHIEIFEGHFCVTTYLHSGTTGEFEPVSQQKFATADPGMEAS
- a CDS encoding beta-ketoacyl synthase N-terminal-like domain-containing protein; this encodes MSNSSAREVVITGIGVVSPLGIGRDAFWSSISEGRSGISKVQLLPYVGTPDLVGGEVADFNDESTRKIHLKALRKNLKVMCRDIQLGVASAIQAVADAGIAEGSIAPERMGVDFGANLMSSPPEVLVGAAVKSLSERNGRMCFDFDKWGEVGITGMEPLWLLRYLPNMPGCHIGIAVDARGPNNSITHDEASGCLAIAEAANIIRRNRADVMITGTTGTRLQVAKAAQYANWDPLATGPAESRCRPFDRDRTGEVLAEASCTLILEDRAHAEARGAKILGTLLGCGASTVISKDGTIDEATAVYQAASAALRNAGVEASGLGHISACASGHPQRDKMEAAGLRRLLGSAADSMPVTALKSYMGSSGSGAGLCEVASSLLALKNGVVPRTLNFENSDPDAALNIVHGQHLASSNKLFLKTSVTRMGQASAVVIQA
- a CDS encoding TetR/AcrR family transcriptional regulator gives rise to the protein MSENARLKLFDAICDLVLERGYGGTSVDAICERANVSKGSFFHHFPSKEAAACETLDHWMTAMVERARASGFMEQASAVDRLLTYLNLMASLLESPTSPKGCLLGTLALELSDTHPQVRERAAHYFEQWSGMLESLIADALAANDGCPKPRALADYFIASLEGSILLARTRQEPSLVRKSVHHFRDYVLGMIPGAGPSELSVEREDS
- a CDS encoding DinB family protein, producing the protein MSTVDYLRHGLEAGRMLIMKLIDDMKDAPLQMPTANGGNPPLWILGHLAYAESNIIEHIIRGNDNPLLEWKKVFGAQTEPSANPEDYPAWDDVRKQSDEIREATLRFLDGLSDEDLAKPTRNPPPGREAMFGTIGACLVTMSMHTMMHYGQVADARRMAGRAPINA
- a CDS encoding FAD-dependent oxidoreductase produces the protein MLPSLHLTRFSQIALLTLFFVLHASFYPAARAEFFEADLIVYGGTSSGVIAAVQAKKMGKSVIIVGPDQHLGGLTAGGLGFTDTGNKAVIGGLSRDFYHRIWKAYQKPDAWKWQDQSEYGNKGQGTPAIDGENRTMWIFEPHVAEQVFEDFVSEFRIPVHRNEWLDRNDGVKKKGARITSITMLSGNTYSGRMFIDATYEGDLMAAAGVDYHVGREANSVYGENWNGVQVGVLHHRHHFGAVKQKISPYVIPGDPTSGVLPRISTEPPGNYGEADHRVQAYCYRYCATDHPENRIPFPKPEGYDPAQYELLLRIYEAGWRETFNKFDPLPNHKTDTNNHGPFSTDNIGMNYDYPDASYERRQEILDEHRQYQQGWLYFVANDPRVPAEVREQMQNWGLPSDEFKDNGHWPHQIYVREARRMIGHFVMTENELTKKKPTPDSVGMGSYTIDSHNVQRYITPDGYVQNEGDIGVGISPYAIAYGALIPRQEQAENLLVSVCVSSSHIAFGSIRMEPVFMILGQSAATAAVMAIENRVPVQNVAYDELREKLLMDGQVLTYASASSGGHPHSQKAFVEPSSLPGIVVDDDDAIFTGEWRVSSASNYYVANGYRHDNAAKDGKASVTFQTSLEKTGMYDVRICWPPNSNRSSSVRIEVSTVSGTRTITIDQRKPPEGNDHFQLLGTFPFSSDKPAQVTISNSGTDGYVVVDAVQWIAR
- the fabF gene encoding beta-ketoacyl-ACP synthase II; this encodes MSRRRVVVTGLGVVTPLGCCVERVWKAVCEGQSGVSPIQRFDCRDFKVRFGGEIKQFNAADYLDFDSRDVRRIDRFAQFSLVAAHFAIQHSGIDFSLGDPYRYGVLVGSGIGGLDEIEDQHSRLFDRGPERISAFMIPKLIINAASGNISVRWGLRGPNTAVCTACASGTNAIGDAFRLIQHGVADVMVSGGTEAGLTPMGIAGFARMQALSTRNEAPQEASRPFDQDRDGFVLSEGAGILVLEELEFARKRGANILAEIIGYGMSSDATHLTAPDPRGIGAAYAMNAAICDAGINPDAIDYINAHGTSTPLGDVAESNAIRSVFGSHADGLAISSTKGQTGHLLGASGGVESAFCVKAIGEQKVPPTGNLETPDEACDLDYVPHSARNMRVGKVMKNSFGFGGHNACIVFSALE